One genomic segment of Cellulophaga sp. HaHaR_3_176 includes these proteins:
- the truA gene encoding tRNA pseudouridine(38-40) synthase TruA, which produces MRYFVAFSYLGEQYHGWQKQPNAITVQEVLEDAFSKLLREKVSLMGAGRTDAGVHAKQMYAHFDFSEIKDLKNLEYRLNSLLPQDIAVQKVFETKDEAHARFDASSRTYEYWIVQQKNPFYTGHAYYIKYPLDVEKMNKAAAVLLEHTDFECFSKSNTEVNTFLCDIREAYWENKNGVLVFTITADRFLRNMVRAIVGTLLDVGLGKSEINSVKAIIKSKNRCKAGVSVPAKGLYLTKVLYPEKLYK; this is translated from the coding sequence TTGAGATATTTTGTCGCTTTTTCATACCTCGGAGAGCAATACCACGGATGGCAAAAACAGCCTAATGCAATTACAGTTCAAGAAGTTTTAGAAGACGCTTTCTCTAAATTATTAAGAGAAAAAGTTTCTTTAATGGGGGCTGGTAGAACAGATGCAGGAGTACATGCAAAACAAATGTATGCCCATTTCGATTTTTCAGAGATAAAGGATTTAAAAAATCTAGAATATCGTTTAAATTCATTGTTACCGCAAGATATAGCTGTTCAGAAAGTTTTTGAAACTAAAGACGAAGCTCATGCTAGGTTTGATGCATCATCAAGAACTTATGAGTATTGGATTGTTCAACAAAAAAATCCATTTTATACAGGGCATGCTTATTATATAAAATATCCATTAGATGTTGAAAAAATGAATAAGGCTGCTGCGGTTTTATTGGAACATACAGATTTTGAGTGTTTCTCAAAATCAAATACAGAAGTGAATACCTTTTTATGTGATATACGAGAGGCATATTGGGAAAATAAAAATGGAGTTTTGGTTTTTACGATAACAGCAGATCGATTTTTAAGAAACATGGTAAGGGCTATAGTCGGTACTTTGTTAGATGTTGGTTTGGGTAAATCAGAAATCAATAGTGTTAAAGCTATTATAAAAAGCAAAAATCGGTGTAAAGCAGGGGTTTCAGTGCCTGCAAAAGGATTATATTTGACGAAGGTTTTGTACCCCGAAAAATTGTATAAATAA
- a CDS encoding DUF4293 domain-containing protein translates to MIQRIQTLYLLIVILLTAALPFWVNLWSDSNGTHIYAQNDILISAAFYVSAVLALIAIVLFKKRQNQFVANRLNMILNLFLLGFFVYRSLNLSGETLVSEKGIGMLIPIFSIVFLVLANKAIRKDEDLVKSVDRLR, encoded by the coding sequence ATGATTCAAAGAATCCAAACATTATATTTACTAATAGTTATACTTTTAACTGCAGCTTTACCGTTTTGGGTTAATCTATGGTCAGATTCAAATGGAACTCATATATATGCTCAGAATGATATTTTAATTTCTGCAGCATTTTATGTTTCTGCTGTTTTGGCTTTAATAGCTATAGTTTTATTTAAGAAAAGACAAAATCAATTTGTTGCAAACAGACTGAATATGATATTAAATCTTTTTTTACTAGGATTTTTCGTTTATCGATCGCTAAATTTATCTGGAGAAACTTTGGTTTCAGAGAAAGGTATTGGGATGCTGATTCCTATTTTTTCTATCGTTTTTTTAGTCTTGGCCAACAAGGCAATTAGGAAGGATGAGGATCTTGTAAAATCTGTTGATCGCTTACGTTAA
- a CDS encoding DUF2306 domain-containing protein: protein MTTTYKILMFTHLITVTPCLFIGAYLLLFSKGTPKHRLIGKIYLSLMFFTAIVSLFIPAHVGSQFLNHFGWIHLFSLLTIYSVPTSILAIKKGNIRVHKFKMVSLYFGALIIAGGFTLAPGRYLHSVFF, encoded by the coding sequence ATGACCACAACTTACAAAATTTTAATGTTTACACATTTAATAACTGTTACACCTTGTTTATTTATTGGTGCTTATCTATTATTATTTAGTAAAGGAACTCCTAAACATCGGTTAATTGGCAAAATCTATCTTTCGCTAATGTTTTTTACCGCTATTGTAAGTCTATTTATTCCTGCCCATGTAGGCAGCCAATTCTTAAATCACTTCGGTTGGATACATTTATTTAGCTTATTAACAATTTATTCAGTCCCCACATCCATATTAGCGATCAAAAAAGGCAATATTAGAGTTCATAAATTTAAAATGGTAAGTTTATATTTCGGAGCACTTATAATTGCAGGAGGATTCACCTTAGCACCTGGAAGATATTTACACTCTGTATTTTTTTAG
- the rho gene encoding transcription termination factor Rho, whose product MFEISDLKSKKLPELQEIANGLNVPKYKTLKKLDLVYQILDVQAANPKVVQEAISKTAPVDITEKPKAREPRPKKPRVTANKPKEADKPAEKTETVDTRTEVPVKKPKPNPRPRAAAPAKENTTKPEAAVAKNDNASREPRANQPRNPNQNQKKEFQKKTPVHNNQNKPNPRPKQEKNNNFDKDLKNRYKEPEYEFDSIIASEGVLDIMQDGYGFLRSSDYNYLSSPDDIYVSQSQIRLFGLKTGDTVLGNVRPPKEGEKYFPLIKVNKINGIDPQVVRDRVAFEHLTPLFPQEKFNLSDRQGTISTRIIDLFSPIGKGQRGMIVSQPKSGKTMLLKDIANGIAANHPEVYQIILLIDERPEEVTDMQRNVRGEVVASTFDKEPTEHVRVANIVLEKAKRLVECGHDVVILLDSITRLARAYNTVQPPSGKVLSGGVDANALHKPKRFFGAARNIEGGGSLSIIATALTETGSKMDEVIFEEFKGTGNMELQLDRKIANRRIFPAIDLTSSSTRRDDLLLDEATIQRMWIMRKYLADMNPVEAMEFIEQRIKQTKNNEEFLMTMSQ is encoded by the coding sequence ATGTTTGAGATTTCAGATTTAAAATCAAAAAAGCTTCCTGAGCTTCAAGAGATTGCCAACGGTTTAAACGTACCTAAGTACAAAACCTTAAAAAAATTAGACCTTGTATATCAAATTTTAGATGTACAAGCTGCCAACCCAAAAGTTGTTCAAGAGGCAATAAGTAAAACTGCTCCTGTAGATATTACAGAAAAGCCTAAGGCTAGAGAACCAAGGCCTAAAAAACCAAGAGTAACAGCTAATAAGCCTAAAGAGGCAGATAAACCTGCTGAAAAAACTGAAACTGTTGACACCAGAACTGAAGTTCCTGTAAAAAAACCTAAGCCAAACCCTAGGCCTAGAGCTGCAGCTCCTGCAAAAGAGAATACAACTAAACCAGAAGCGGCAGTAGCTAAAAATGATAATGCAAGTAGAGAACCTAGAGCTAATCAGCCTAGAAACCCTAATCAGAATCAAAAAAAGGAGTTTCAAAAGAAAACACCTGTACACAACAATCAAAACAAGCCTAATCCGCGTCCTAAACAGGAAAAGAATAACAATTTCGATAAGGATCTTAAAAATAGATACAAAGAACCAGAATATGAGTTCGACAGTATTATAGCAAGTGAAGGTGTTTTAGATATCATGCAAGACGGTTACGGATTTCTACGTTCGTCTGATTATAATTATTTATCATCACCTGATGATATATATGTATCTCAATCACAAATTCGCTTATTCGGATTAAAAACAGGAGATACTGTTTTAGGAAATGTGCGCCCACCAAAGGAAGGTGAAAAATATTTTCCTTTAATTAAAGTAAATAAAATTAATGGTATTGACCCTCAAGTTGTACGCGATCGTGTAGCTTTCGAACATTTAACCCCATTATTCCCTCAAGAAAAATTTAATTTATCAGATAGACAAGGAACAATATCTACAAGAATTATCGATTTATTCTCTCCTATAGGAAAAGGACAAAGAGGTATGATTGTATCGCAACCTAAATCTGGTAAAACTATGTTATTAAAAGACATAGCAAACGGTATAGCTGCAAACCACCCTGAAGTTTATCAAATTATATTATTAATTGATGAACGACCTGAAGAGGTTACTGATATGCAACGTAATGTTCGTGGCGAGGTTGTCGCTTCTACTTTTGACAAAGAACCAACAGAACACGTTAGAGTTGCCAATATCGTTTTAGAAAAGGCCAAAAGATTAGTAGAATGTGGACACGACGTAGTTATCCTTTTAGATTCTATAACACGTTTAGCTCGTGCATATAACACTGTACAACCTCCATCAGGTAAAGTACTAAGTGGTGGTGTAGACGCAAATGCATTACACAAACCAAAACGCTTTTTTGGAGCAGCTCGTAATATAGAAGGCGGAGGATCACTTTCGATCATAGCTACAGCATTAACTGAAACAGGCTCTAAAATGGATGAAGTAATCTTTGAAGAATTTAAAGGTACTGGTAACATGGAGCTACAATTAGATCGTAAGATTGCTAATCGTAGAATATTCCCTGCGATCGACCTTACATCTTCTAGTACACGTAGAGATGATTTATTACTTGATGAAGCAACGATACAACGTATGTGGATAATGCGTAAGTACTTAGCAGATATGAACCCTGTCGAAGCTATGGAGTTTATAGAGCAACGCATCAAACAAACAAAAAACAATGAAGAATTTTTAATGACGATGAGTCAATAA
- the rpsT gene encoding 30S ribosomal protein S20, with translation MANHKSALKRIRRNESVRLRNKYQHKTMRNALRKLRAEEDKKSAETLFPTVVSMIDKLAKRNIIHSNKAANLKSKLSKQLAAL, from the coding sequence ATGGCAAATCACAAGTCAGCGTTAAAGAGAATCAGAAGAAACGAGTCAGTACGTTTACGTAACAAATACCAACACAAAACAATGCGTAATGCATTGAGAAAGTTACGTGCTGAAGAAGATAAAAAATCTGCTGAAACATTATTTCCTACAGTTGTTAGTATGATTGATAAATTAGCAAAACGCAATATCATTCATTCTAATAAAGCTGCTAACTTAAAAAGTAAGTTATCTAAGCAATTAGCTGCTCTATAA
- a CDS encoding metallophosphoesterase gives MTRILLLSDTHSHIDDSILKYAKKADEIWHAGDIGSLNVTDTLKKVKPLRGVYGNIDDNVAQMEFPLDNRFMCEGVDVWITHIGGYPNKYYPRIREEIKLNTPKLFISGHSHILKVMWDKKLNLLHMNPGACGKHGFHQVRTMLQFVIDGEDIKDLEIIELGQR, from the coding sequence ATGACCCGAATTCTTTTACTTTCTGACACACACAGCCACATTGATGATTCTATTTTAAAATACGCAAAAAAAGCTGACGAAATTTGGCATGCAGGTGATATTGGATCGTTAAACGTTACCGATACTTTAAAAAAAGTAAAACCACTGCGTGGCGTTTATGGTAATATTGATGATAATGTTGCTCAAATGGAATTTCCGTTAGATAACAGATTTATGTGTGAAGGTGTTGATGTTTGGATTACGCACATAGGTGGATACCCTAATAAATACTACCCTAGAATTCGCGAAGAAATTAAATTGAACACTCCTAAATTATTCATTAGTGGTCATTCACATATTTTAAAAGTTATGTGGGACAAAAAATTAAACCTTTTACACATGAACCCTGGTGCTTGTGGCAAACATGGTTTTCATCAAGTACGTACTATGCTGCAATTTGTAATTGATGGAGAAGATATTAAAGATTTAGAAATTATAGAGCTAGGTCAACGATAA
- the proS gene encoding proline--tRNA ligase, with product MGKNLTKRSEDYSKWYNELVVKADLAENSGVRGCMVIKPYGYAIWEKMQAALDAKFKETGHENAYFPLFIPKSYLSKEASHIEGFAKECAVVTHYRLKNAEDGSGIIVDPDAKLEEELIVRPTSETIIWDTYRRWIQSYRDLPILVNQWANVVRWEMRTRLFLRTAEFLWQEGHTAHATESEAIEETEQMMNVYADFAENFMAMPVIKGLKTPSERFAGAIETYCIEALMQDGKALQAGTSHFLGQNFAKAFDVKFATKEGKQEYVWASSWGVSTRLMGALVMTHSDDNGLVLPPKLAPIQVVIVPIYKGDDQLDAISERVAPLVKELKKKGISVKFDNRDTYKPGFKFAEYELKGVPIRLAIGQRDMDNNTFEVARRDTFEKETVNADSIIDKIEFLLEDIQKNIYKKASDYRSNHITEVNSYDEFKEVLKNKGGFISAHWDGTSETEEKVKNETKATIRCIPIDAKLENGSCMVTGKPSSKRVLFAKAY from the coding sequence ATGGGTAAAAACTTAACGAAAAGAAGCGAGGATTATTCTAAATGGTATAATGAACTCGTTGTTAAAGCAGATTTAGCTGAAAATTCAGGAGTAAGAGGTTGTATGGTTATCAAACCGTATGGCTATGCTATCTGGGAGAAAATGCAGGCGGCTTTAGATGCAAAGTTCAAAGAAACAGGGCATGAGAATGCTTATTTCCCTTTGTTTATTCCGAAATCGTATTTAAGTAAAGAGGCAAGTCATATAGAAGGTTTTGCTAAAGAATGTGCTGTTGTGACACATTATAGATTGAAAAATGCTGAAGATGGAAGTGGGATTATTGTAGATCCTGATGCAAAATTAGAAGAAGAGCTTATTGTTAGGCCAACATCAGAAACTATTATTTGGGATACTTACAGAAGGTGGATACAATCTTATAGAGATTTGCCAATATTAGTTAACCAATGGGCAAATGTTGTTCGATGGGAGATGAGAACTCGTTTGTTTTTGCGTACTGCTGAATTTTTATGGCAAGAAGGGCATACGGCACATGCAACTGAAAGTGAGGCAATAGAGGAAACAGAGCAAATGATGAATGTATATGCTGATTTTGCAGAAAATTTTATGGCAATGCCTGTCATTAAAGGTTTGAAGACGCCATCAGAGCGTTTTGCAGGTGCGATAGAAACATATTGTATTGAAGCATTAATGCAAGATGGAAAAGCCTTACAGGCAGGTACATCGCATTTTTTAGGGCAAAATTTCGCAAAAGCTTTTGATGTTAAGTTTGCAACGAAAGAAGGGAAGCAAGAATATGTTTGGGCATCTTCATGGGGGGTTTCTACTCGATTGATGGGGGCTTTGGTAATGACACATAGTGATGATAATGGATTGGTTTTACCTCCAAAATTAGCGCCTATTCAAGTAGTTATTGTACCAATTTATAAAGGTGATGATCAACTTGATGCAATTTCAGAAAGAGTTGCTCCTCTAGTAAAAGAGTTAAAAAAGAAAGGAATTTCTGTTAAGTTTGATAATAGGGATACATATAAGCCTGGCTTTAAGTTTGCAGAATATGAGTTAAAGGGTGTTCCTATTCGTTTGGCTATAGGTCAAAGAGATATGGATAACAACACTTTTGAGGTAGCAAGGAGAGATACTTTTGAAAAAGAGACTGTAAATGCAGATTCGATTATTGATAAAATAGAATTTTTATTAGAGGATATTCAGAAGAATATTTATAAAAAAGCATCAGATTATCGTTCAAATCACATAACAGAAGTTAATTCTTATGATGAATTTAAAGAAGTTTTAAAAAATAAAGGCGGTTTTATTTCTGCACATTGGGACGGGACTTCTGAAACAGAAGAAAAAGTTAAAAATGAGACGAAGGCAACAATACGTTGCATTCCGATAGATGCGAAGCTGGAAAATGGGAGCTGTATGGTGACCGGAAAACCGTCTTCTAAAAGAGTATTATTTGCAAAGGCCTATTAA